A region of the Micropterus dolomieu isolate WLL.071019.BEF.003 ecotype Adirondacks linkage group LG10, ASM2129224v1, whole genome shotgun sequence genome:
ACATGCCActtgcttttccacattttatgacttttctACAATATTataatgtcagatgttcatgttaaacacgGCCAAAGCtgcaaataatgaggttaaagtatttaaaagaaatccctgtgagcaaaaacctcagatttcctcctgttcacTCTGTTTTAAACTACTtattctaccaacggctccgttctaTGTAATAcggagccagacggagccgctGTTCCAAATATGGGCTCCCATAGAAACGGCccagcaacgctcagtctgcctgttctgcccagcaacaacaacagcctggtaacatgcttcaggtcttggccaatcagaagacagtgggctttgagagggggggccttaaagagacgggagcatctacagcttgtttcagacagacgCTGAATCGAAGGCCTAAgtgaagagtcagtataagaaaataaaatatttttttgaactttgaatcatgcaaagctgccgtACAGGAgccacagaactacaatataggtctggaaaagcagtttagtAGGTCTCCTTTAAGGTGCCTCAAATGGGCGATTCCCTCCTTTTTACTACCAGTCACACAGGGCGAATATGTTGTAGTAAAAAAGATATTTACTCTGACATGTAGACGAGGAAAGTAGAAACAGGAGCAGGTAAAGAAGGAGAACCTCCAAACTCAGGCGACTTCTCTATTTATGACAAACATTCAGTTTGCTTTGATTTTCTACGCGTtcacttttctctttctttagcagcttttaaacttttattcaGCATAAACTCAGCTCATTTAGTCAATTTTGTATAAAGCATAAAGCTGCCAGGATCccaaatacaaagaaaatgtcACTTTGAAAATGTACAAATCTTTAGTAATATTTCATATATATCTTATAGAACCGGTTATACAAAATACAGTTACACTGTTTATCCACACAAATCCAGCAGGAACATGAAATAGTCACTGTAAATAAAACGTGAATCAGTGGACTCACAGATGAAACAGAAATATAACTGAGAGACAAACAAAGAAGCTCCTGAACTTCACGCTCTCACAGAATCACGGGTTTGATTTTAATTCTTGTTTTCAGACGCAAAAACTTTGGATAATCTGTTTTTTAACCGTCTGTTTTGACTCTGCAggatcctcctcctgctcctcctcctcctgctcctcatgaagtctgtttccagctaaaaacaataaacactttACCCAGAATAAGCTACTCTGCTGCCAAACGGATGTCAACCTTCAGCCACAGGCGGACCGGGACCAAAGTccagtggacctttttttttttttctctcgtTTGATTGAAGCGACTTGTGAAGTTTCTGATTGTTTACGTGAAACAAAGAGAATCGACTGTTTTTCAGACTGACCCGGCGGGAATCTTCAGGTTTTTCATTTGATTCTGgggacacaaacaaaaatacctGCAGAGTTCATCGGTTCGTGAGCAGCGTTCAGCCGGACGATTCCCAAACTTTCACTTCAAGTAAAGTTTTCGCAGTCAGTTCAGCTTCCTGTCCGTCCCGACAGAGCTGACCTCTGAGTGGACGGATGGATAATAAGACCTGGACGCGGCGGCTTGCCTCAAACTTTGCAGCCCAAAAAGCTTGTCCCCCATTAAACAGATGCACctaaaaaaaatttgaatatcgtggaaaagtttattttcttcCATAATTAAAGTCAAAAACTGAAACATTCGTGTATTTTAGATCCACTACACgtaaagtttttttgttttaatcttgatgattacgactcgtggaaatcaaaactccaggATCTCAAAATGTTTTAGAAATTTAGAATAAAGAGTTTATAATGCAGAAAGGTTGACCTGAAACTTTACCCTCTCAGTCTGATTCTGCTGCTCggcattttcagatttttttagaTGCACGTGTAAAAGAAAGTGAAGCTGCTGACAGGACATTTTGAACTGCAAACAGGGTCAACAATGACTCTGTCTATTATGAGGTTTTGATCCACGGAGGTTCCTCGAGCTGAGAAACACAACCGTTCACATTCAGTGGGCCACAAACCCCAGAAGGAAACCTGTGAAGCTAGAAACCTGTTTGCCGTGAGCCAACCCTCCAGGAAGTGTCTCTGCTTTGAAGCCAATCTGACACAGCGGCCAGACGGTGTAATTACAGCTTCCTGGTCACATGATGCACACTTACCCCATAAAATAAATTATCCCACAGACTTAACACTGTGAGAAGAAGAGGCTGTAAAACAGGGGATCATTTTGACCCCGGAGACTCGTTTCACTGTCAGAATTTGATCCAAAAACcgaaaacattttgaaagtctTGATAAGCTGCACGATTAAATCACCTTTAGGTCTAGTAACACATCCATGGCAGGGAGTCCAAACTGGAGGACGCTATTGATCGAAAGTCTATCAGAGTgtgaagctgatgatacacggggaaACTTTTTGAgtaatgttgctgggcaatcttgctggtggcaagtccgactatgttttgaacggatgcTGCTTCAAACTGGACGTCTGCAGTGACGTGAAGCGCGAcatgtttattaacatttaatctAAACCACCAACGTGTCGCTTCACTCGCTCTGAAGACTGTTGCTTCTGAACAGAATGTTTTTCACCACAACGTCGAAACTTTCAGAACAGCCGTGACTTGCATCCTGTGTGATATTAAAAAGACTTAAATTTAGTGAACCTGCAGAAACGCTGTCAGCGATGTGAGACTTATTAAAAAACAAGTAATgccttattttttatttgacgTATTCAATGTGAGATCTGTGTCCATCCGGCAGAGATGCATGATGCTCAGATTAACTGGAATCATTTCTGACATGCAGGTTTTTGACTCCGTGCAGGTGAactttgttaaataaatctgCAGCGTCGTGGTGCAGCTGAAGGCAGATATGAACTCTGATGTTGACTCATGTTGTCTTCACTCTGGTGACGATGTATCTTAGTAACAGACATTTATCATCCAATCAGATTTGACCCGCCGATTGGATGATTGATAACTTCCAGTCTCTGTgtgccatttttcattcagttcaatGACAGAAACATCTGCACAGATTGTGGTTTTGTGCCAAGAATTTCTCCTCCCGCTGTTTACATTACTGTGGATttcaataaaacacacttttaaaaaagaaagagtcTTTTTGTTTGTAGTTAAAAGAATAAATCAGGTTGAATGTGGCCGAAACTCCCCCAGATGTCACGAGTGTTTCAGGATAACTACAACAAAATGTCCCGTGTGATGTTTTGAAAAACATCTTTTCTGGGTAAAAACTATGAATAAGCTTAAAGGAAAAATCTTTCACTAGGTTATCAGACTTCACTTTCtctttatttgaatgttttttcttattgtttgtctcttataaataataaatgacaaaactagttctacatttatttatttagtcagttttttttccttcatatatacattaaaggaaaaatccTTAAAATGCCAGTTAGTTTCTTTGTCTGATACTTAAGgacaaaaaaatgacacatgtataactaaaaaaataaatgcagtaatgaataatgaaatatttaaataaattaaaaataaattgattttggtaatgaaaaaaatattgctgtatgtttacattcatttattcaattatttatttattcttatgtaagtttataatttatttatgaaggcaaaatgaataaattactattcatgaaaaaaataatgattaggTTTCTTTATTGTTTGTCTCTTATAATTAagtataactaaataaataaatgcaatagtaaataatgaaatgtataaataaattaaaaataaatgcattttggccattaaaaaaaactatttctgtatttttacatttatttatttattttaaatatgatttATCTAACtattaattgttatttattgtaatgtaattttgCCCTTCATGTATAAAACGCATAATGAGTAAGTTACTAttgtaaatatatgtaaaacatTAAGATTAGGTTTATTATTGTTTGACCATTATAattataaaagacaaaaaataacacaagtataaataaataaacacacgcagagataaataattaaacatataAAGAGATTAAAACTAAATACAATGAAAAAGAATGAGGTCATCCCGGCCGCTGGGTGGCGTCTCCCGCTGTGACGTAGATTTACGGGCTCTGTCGTTGACCTCTcgagcagccaatcagagcactCGAGCGGGCCCAACCCGGCAAACCGGAAACAGCTGTTACGTGAGCTTCGCCTTCGgagagaaatatttttataaaaacgTCTGATTTCAGAGGGAAAATGAAGCTTAAACATTTTGGTTCAAAGCCTGAAAGCTGAATAAACGTGAGGAGCGACGCGTTCCGTTAACCAGGAGCAGAAACACGCGATAGTTCCGTCTTTAAGTCGGTGTTTGTTGTGTCGCAGTGGCGGGTTATTGTTCCCCTGTTGTTCCACCCTTTGCCCCTTTTTTGGGCTAAAACCACCAAAGTTAGTTAAAGTTTTCCCACCCGGCGATGCTCAACACGGATCTAAGTGTAAAGTTTTAATAAAACGCGATGtgtaaaagtatatttttggCGCTAAATGTGGTTGACAACGCCTTTATATTCATGTAAACAAGGAAAAGCGGCGGGAAACAAACCAGCAAAtggcacaaaaaacacaatcacacGTTTATAAAGACACTTTTATAAACACACTATACACAGAatagaaagtaaaacaaaagcagaTTAATGTCAGACACGTTAAAATACTAAAGTGAGACtgaagagagacacaaagatgTTTGCACTTCACTCGGTTTACAAACACATTCAGTCCAGTTTGAGTGGAAATAATAACAGGATGTGTAAAACTGAATTATTACTTAAGTTGCacttgtgtttatttgacagtGTTGAAACTCTGGagccatttaaatgtaaattagaCAAGTTACCGCGCGTTAACCGGCTAATAATCACATTACGGAAGTCGAGATTTACTTTTAGCGATTTTTAACGTCACGTTTAACGTTTTAACGCTGTTTTAATACCAcagtttatcttttttttaatgtgaaacaaacGTGTGTTTCGCGTTAAACTCGTGAAATGTTGCGTAAACACTTTATATTTAATGGTTTTGTAACGGCGGTTTCGGGCTGTTTTGTAACTCGGCTCAAACAAAGACGTTTGAATTTCCCGCAGCTTTTCAGGAGGCACGTGAAAGCAGCTCTGCGCCTGATTGGCTCCGTCGCCGCGTGAGTTTAAAGAGCCGTCGTGAGCCGCGTTCCTATTGGCCGGCGGCGTTCTAGCGGGAAGATTCCAAATAAAAAGGGCTGGAGCGCACAGCAGAAGCCGCTTCACTGTCTCTCCGCTCCTCGTCCGTGTCGCTGCTGGTCTAGagtctttgtctctttttaaacatttaacttatctttttatatttatctttctCTCAGTCTGAACTAAAGGAAACTGAAAATGCTTTCTGCTCGCGCTCCTCTGTCCGTCCACAACGAGAACACAGTCAGCAGCCAGATCAGCAAGATGTCGCTGGACAAAGAAAACACGGTGAGAAGAAACTAaagtttatttcaaataaaaaaccCATTTTAACTCTTTGTagtgtttttaaagttaaaactcGGTGTTTAATCCTCCCCGGCAGCttttctttcctgctcgcctcgtGTTTAATCAGTATTTCAGCTGCCGGTTTGATCCAATCAGCCGTATTGATCCTGGTGTTTTATCTTCCAGCCGCCGAGTCTGAACACGACCCGGATCCTGGCGTCTAAAACCGCGCGGAAGATCTTCGCCGACCCTGCGGTGAGTGATCCGATCATTTTAACGGGACACGTGATCAGCAGGTCACGTTAAAGGTATCGATCAGTTTGCATTGTGCTCGCGTGGCGCCTAAAGTGCCGGTTCTGGCGCCAACACGGAcgatcagctgttcatcaggaGTCATCTGACGGACTCCTGTTTCTGCTTATTGACTAAATAACGATGATTTACAGACACAATATTGTGTCTTTAATGATCTGCAGCCAAACTTTACAGCTTTGTAACCTTttataaacaggaagtgatcaGGATTATTAGCTGATTAACGGGCAACTGATCGGCTTTTATCTTTAAACACAAGCTGCaggaaatattttcaactcaatataattcaataattttttatatatatatatatatatttttttttataggcTGAAACTAATCACATTTAATTGCCCATTAATCTGTTTTCTCAATTCATTGATTAGTAGTTTGGTCAATAAAATGTCTCAGAGCTGAAGAAGATTCAAACATCTTGTTCAAATATGTTCAGTTTATCTTCTCAGGAGTAAAGAAACAAACCTTCAGGTTTAACAGGCTGATATGACTTGAACTGACTTATCAGATTTAACAGTTGCCAACTAATTATTGCAGCTTAAAGTTGCCTGTATGAAGTATTGATCACTTAAATTGATGAGGTTTGATCTTTAAACAGGAGCTGTCTGACGGTTTGAAGTGTTTCTCGTGAGTTTGAGCTCCTCAGACGGTTTGTGGGTGAcactcttgtgttttttttttcagcccaAAGCCATGAAGAGCAGtggcgaggaggaggagcctCTGCTGAAGGAGAACCCTCGCCGCTTCGTCATCTTCCCCATCCAGTACCACGACATCTGGCAGATGTACAAGAAGGCCGAGGCCTCTTTCTGGACCGCAGAGGAGGTACGAGGGGCCGCGAGCCAGAGCTTCAGCTTCAGATGATCACCTGATTGGGTGCAGGTGTTGATGATgtcacgtgtgtgtgttcaggtggaTCTGTCCAAGGACCTGCAGCACTGGGAGTCTCTGAAGGACGAGGAGCGCTACTTCATCTCGCACGTGTTGGCGTTCTTCGCCGCCAGTGACGGCATCGTCAACGAGAACCTGGTGAGCCCCGCCCACATATTGATTACCTATTTAGTTTAATGATTACATCATCGTCAGCTGGTGGAATAATCGGAGTAGACGTACTGATTTTAGATAATTAACTTCTGACGCTTCATCAAAGTGCAGATCTTTAAATGTTTGAGTGTTAAATGATTTGAAGCTGGTTGCTTTTAATAATCAGTTCCTCGATTGATCACGTGAAGTTTAATGACTTCAGTTTCCATCATGTCAGATCTGAAGACGATCTATGGTTTATTTCTTTGGTCTGTCGTCTCACCGGTTCTCCGTGTGACCACCAGGTGGAGCGCTTCACACAGGAAGTGCAGGTGACGGAGGCCAGGTGTTTCTACGGTTTCCAGATCGCCATGGAGAACATCCACTCCGAGATGTACAGCCTCCTGATCAATACCTACATCAAGGAGCCCACAGAGAGGTGAGAGGCCGCCGTCTGGTGTCAGGATGTGAAACCCTGGCAACAACCTGTTGAAAAAGGAATAATTACTTAATATGTAACGATACACCGCGCCCTGCTTTGTCCTGTCTCACGCTGCGTTCAATGACCCACAGAGAATACCTGTTCAACGCCATCGAGACTCTGCCGTGCGTGAAGAAGAAGGCCGACTGGGCGATCAACTGGATCGGCAACAAGAACGCCAACTACGGTAAGCCCGCTGCCTGAGACGCCGCGTGGCGTTCACGTTACACTCTGATCGCACGTTGATATTCATCTTCTGGTATTGATCGTGACTCTGGTTCCTCCAGGAGAGCGTGTGGTGGCCTTCGCAGCCGTGGAGGGAATCTTCTTCTCTGGTTCCTTCGCCGCCATCTTCTGGCTGAAGAAGAGGGGTCTGATGCCCGGCCTGACCTTCTCCAACGAGCTCATCAGCAGAGACGAGGTGGGTGGTGCGTTCAGGGtcttgtctctgtgttgtgttcagGGTCTCATCTGTGTAGTAACGCTCTGTGTTGCGTTCAGGGTCTGCACTGTGACTTCGCCTGTCTGATGTTCAAACACCTGGTGAACAAGCCGTCGTCAGAGACCGTCAGCAGCATCATCAGGAACGCCGTGGAGATCGAGCAGGTGGGTCAGACGTGCCGATGTGGAGCTCCTGAACCTGGTCTGGTCTCTGCTGGTCTTAACcatttgtgttgtgttcaggAGTTCCTGACCGAGGCTCTGCCGGTGAAGCTGATCGGGATGAACTGTGAGCTGATGAAGCAGTACATCGAGTTTGTAGCTGACAGGCTGATGCTGGAGCTCGGCTTCTCAAAGGTAAGATAGGACCCCGTAGAACCACGTGCGCACCAGGTCCCCCAGTAATTTTGGCACTTTTGGTGGCCtgaaagtatttttattattatggcCGTTTATTCTTCCGCATCGAAGTTTCACTTGAGATCTGTGGTGCGTTTATGTGAATCAGAATTATGAGCATTTCTGATAAAAGGCTGCCCTGTAGAGGAGCAGGAGGTCTGTAATGATGAGAAGCGCAGGGGTACGGACCTCAGCCAATCATGGGGGCTGAGTGCTGCTGCAGACGCTCTGATTGGAGGACGAGTGGTTCACCGACAGACGAGCAGCAGCACGAGACAGACGCCCGACTGAACAGACCTCAGATGTAGTCCGTCAGTTTGTTACAGCAGTTTAAATGTTACACATGTGACCTCACAGCCCCTCCCGTTAACGCCATGACAGGTTTAGACCCGGGTCAGGATCTTCAGACGTCTCCTGCTGTTCAGGTTGTTTTGATCTCTGAGGGTTTAAAATCTGACCGTGTCTCTGCAGCTCTACCGGGTGGAGAACCCCTTCGACTTCATGGAGAACATCTCTCTGGAGGGAAAGACCAACTTCTTTGAGAAGCGCGTGGGCGAGTACCAGAGGATGGGCGTGATGTCTGGCGCCACGGACAACACCTTCAGGCTGGACGCAGACTTCTGAGGACCGGGTGGACTGACCCGGTCTCTCACACACTTCACACTCCGACGCCGCTCTGATGCAGAGACGCATGAACTTGATGCTGGCTGAAATAACTGAGcttctcagccaatcagagcagcgACAGTAAAGGCGGCGGCGCCACAGACCCGTCTTATTATCTGAATATCTGCTGAGGGGAAATATGGAACTTGAACCCAGCAGGCAACAGATGACCCGGTGACGTTTGGACCAGAACCCTTTGTTTTATGTTATTAACTTTataaagttttctttttatataaatttacTATATTAGTAGGTTTTTATATCGGCTGGTGGTTTTAGGTTATTTTCTGTGTAATCTGTACCGTTTAGTTTGTAATAAAGTCTGATGTGCTCCTTATAAAAGATTCTGTTTGTCGCTAcactttaaagtttaaattctGCAGTTTGGGTTTTATTCTCTTTACTAACAGGAGGTGGCGTCTGTTACCTGTGGGCGGAGCCAGGCTAGCGGTTTCCCCCTGTTCCCAGTCTCTATGCTAAGCTACGCTAACCAGCTGTAGCTTCATGTTAACGCATACCAGGAACGAGGGGTCTGAGATTAACTTGTCTCTGTAGTGAAAAGAAGCATCAAAATGACAAAGTCAGATCAGTGAtggtttgtttgggttttttttttttttgaggggtCAACGACTAAGTTTTATAATCAACTAGTTTCTTTTTGTGACGTCTTCAAATCAACATTTAGTTTGACCAACAGTTGAAAAACATGAAGCTGGAAACAGAATATTTAACAGAAGAAATCTGTTTTGAAAACAGATTAATAACTTTGATTTCTACAAATCTCTCGTCCCCTGTGGTGGTAAGAGATATTTTAAGGTTTGAGACTTTCTGTCTGACCGTTTTTATAAACCACTTTATCGTATTTGGCGGCCCGAAGAGGTCGACGCCATCAAATTTAAGATTTTATCTGGGGTGGAAAACAAAAGCCAGAACCTGTCTGTACTGGCAGAAACACCAGAGGCAGGGAGTCGTGTTCAACTGAAActaaatattaatgagctgATGTGGAGACGTGGGAAAGTAACCGCAGGCGAATCTCACTGTAATCATTTAATGATTCACAACTCGCTGTGGGAGGATGAGTtaaaaacacttattctttaggATCAGACGGAGGTTCCTCATaggttaaaaaacattttccaaacaGAACTGTGGTTTAAAGTCGtaacttttctgttttgtgttgaaTTTAAATGATCTCTGGATGAATGTGGAACATTTGAAGCATGATGGAAACTAACCAGGGACAAGTGCAGTTTagaggtacttttactttacttgagttttTCTACTTCTGCTCCATCTCACAGGGAGATATTTACTCCACTAAATTCATCTGACCGCtccagttactttacaaagtcacattttcacacaaacacatgaagagtttataaaatgttataaattaaactccaacaGCTGACAGGATTATTAGACTGACATTTAATTTAACTGCCAACAACTGTGATGGTTTAAGATGTTAAAACACTTAAAAGGAGTGAATCgtaaactgtttttaatttaatcagAATAACGTTGAGCTTTGTTCTGTTGGACCAAACGTCACTTTGGGCCACCGAGACGCCATCTCTCCattttcagaatttcaaaaatcaattaatgtaGAAAACAATCAGCAGCTGCGGTTTGATCAgttcaacaactacagcagcaacatcctgctTTACTTTAACGCTGAAGTCATAATAATCTAATATATGATGGTACAACAGTCTCAGGACAGAGAGTACTTTAACTTTTagtactttaagtacattttcctgattatacttgcttacttttactttactgcaGTAAAGCATCTGAGTACTTAATCTTAACGGTCAGTGTTgaactatatttatatttgtattgatCCTCAGTGTTGATCAGCTGTTTTTCTCATAAGTTTCATTATTGGAATCATGAGACGTGAATCAGCCTCTCCCACCAAACCACTGCAATCTGCAAGGAGAGGACAGCCACGTCATCACGCCGCACCACACTCTGTATTAAAACGTCCTGAGCGTACTGACGTTATGTGTCTCATCCTTGTACGCAGCGTCCTCGCTGTCTAAGCAGGAAGTAAAGCAGAAGCTAAGTTCGGTCCGCAGGTGTTCTGATCCAGGATGTCGATTTCAAACCCGAGACAGACCTTTCGGAACCCGGTACCATGTTGTCTGCGTTTGTTCTTCTGTGTTATcgttttaaaaatcatttttattttcgtTATAATTCATCGTATGACGTAAGGTGTCGCTCAGGAGGCGAGCTAGCGTCCTAGCTAAGCGCCTAGTTTTAAAGTGATGAATAAAATATGTCTAATGTGACGTTTTCCTCTATAACATgtctttaaatattaatttaggTCAAGTTAGTATTTCTCGTGAATTCAGGCATATATGTCATACTCCAAATAACtttatttcagtaaaaatttgCTCCTAAAAGTTTTATTTCCTAAATTAATTCTGCTCAGTAAcgttaaagaatattttatgcGGACTCttaatcatgttttatttgcacTTGAGCCTTGTTGGGTGTGTTTCATAGGGGCCGAATTAAAGAGCGGGCCCTTAtagttgtatttattatttagattGAGTCACTTTTGCTGATTAGCGTTTGAAAATACACGaggaaatattaaaacattagtAAATTTAAAGACGTTTGGCGTCGATTACAGATTAGACCGCAACaaacgattattttcatcatcaattaatctgcagattatttgttcagtttattGATTGGAAAAAATGTACAGCCCTGTCACCAAACTCTCCCCAGATGTTTCCAGCTGTTTAATCTCCTGAATATttctgaccccccccccacacacagatGGTTCCCTTTGCTGGGACGATCCTGGGCGGGTTGCTGCCCGGTGAGATGGTTCTCTTTCAGGGCTCAGTGCCGTCCAACGCTGACAGGTGAGGACTCACAACACAAAGTCATGAAGGAGGATCAACCTGGTTTTACACCTGTGTTTACAAGCTGATGGTGACATCtctagattttattttaaaaagcatgtggagttttcttttgtttagacagagccaggttaaAGCCCCCGCCCTGTTTTCCCTCCGTGCTGTCTTGCAGGTTCCAGATAGATTTCACGTGCGGCA
Encoded here:
- the LOC123977342 gene encoding ribonucleoside-diphosphate reductase subunit M2, with product MLSARAPLSVHNENTVSSQISKMSLDKENTPPSLNTTRILASKTARKIFADPAPKAMKSSGEEEEPLLKENPRRFVIFPIQYHDIWQMYKKAEASFWTAEEVDLSKDLQHWESLKDEERYFISHVLAFFAASDGIVNENLVERFTQEVQVTEARCFYGFQIAMENIHSEMYSLLINTYIKEPTEREYLFNAIETLPCVKKKADWAINWIGNKNANYGERVVAFAAVEGIFFSGSFAAIFWLKKRGLMPGLTFSNELISRDEGLHCDFACLMFKHLVNKPSSETVSSIIRNAVEIEQEFLTEALPVKLIGMNCELMKQYIEFVADRLMLELGFSKLYRVENPFDFMENISLEGKTNFFEKRVGEYQRMGVMSGATDNTFRLDADF